One part of the Procambarus clarkii isolate CNS0578487 chromosome 41, FALCON_Pclarkii_2.0, whole genome shotgun sequence genome encodes these proteins:
- the LOC138373263 gene encoding thioredoxin domain-containing protein 2-like translates to MAQEATTENNDNSISHDPVPESTELSQQSSFGLTEASKVPQESIKSVSRVPQELLQSSFISSIESSKKPKEASLQDSNNEEMAQIQQHLHLLIKIQTDSSELPQETLQTEESELPQETLQTEASELPQQKLQTKDSEHPPETLQMEESELPQETLQTEASELNQETLTTEVSELPQQKLQTMDSDLPPGTLQTEASELPQETLLRNITEVSELPQETLQTEISELPKKARKSEASELPQETIKTEASELPQGTLQTEASELHQETIKTEASELPQGTLQTEAFELPQGTLQTEASELPQETLQSKDSELPHETLQSIINQKLQSFFSQTESYELSQEMLQSVINQTMQSVISQTESSSEVSPENLQSTISQTNIPDLKPDIPTDSNEIEDIQLKNHIEAVRTKSQNGTKPIYMNRLWISCSHAASQDIFVEGFYKNNFLTEEESNSLPPFVVMKLYLQEDLNEIENVILKNNLEASRIKLQNEGKRFDMNKLLISSTHAASQDIFHCEFFTNNFPMKENSLPPFAVMKLELQDGNNEMECKMLAKNNNSSDTFASIKFNINVEVEKEEQTKESHGGGELQDAGGVGEELQNIGEGVGEEFQDEGKGGRGELQDAGEEVGEELQDAGGVGGELHDAGEGVVTRRRGRRSRRITRQ, encoded by the exons gaaaacaatgacaaTTCCATCAGTCATGATCCAGTACCAGAGTCCACTGAACTATCTCAACAATCCTCCTTCGGTCTAACAGAAGCTTCTAAAGTACCTCAAGAATCAATAAAATCAGTCAGTAGAGTACCTCAAGAACTATTACAGTCATCTTTCATCAGTTCAATAGAATCTTCCAAAAAACCCAAAGAAGCAAGTCTCCAAGATTCAAATAATGAAGAGATGGCACAGATCCAACAACACCTTCATCTTCTGATCAAGATTCAAACAGATTCCTCTGAACTGccccaagaaacattacaaacggaagaatctgaactgcctcaagaaactttacaaactgaggcctctgaactgccacaACAAAAATTACAAACAAAAGATTCAGAACATCCTCCAGAAACATTACAAATGGAGGAAtcggaactgcctcaagaaacattacaaactgaggcctctgaactgaatcaagaaacattaacaactgaggtctctgaactgcctcaacaaAAATTACAAACAATGGATTCAGACCTGCCTCCaggaacattacaaactgaggcctctgaactgcctcaagaaacattactgag aaacattactgaggtctctgaactgcctcaagaaacattacaaactgagattTCTGAACTGCCTAAAAAAGCAAGAAAaagtgaggcctctgaactgcctcaagaaacaataaaaactgaggcctctgaactgcctcaaggaaCATtgcaaactgaggcctctgaactgcatcaagaaacaataaaaactgaggcctctgaactgcctcaaggaaCATTGCAAACTGAGGCCTTTGAACTGCCTCAAGGAACATtgcaaactgaggcctctgaactgcctcaagaaacactaCAAAGTAAGGATTCTGAACTGCCTCATGAAACATTACAATCTATCATCAATCAAAAGTTACAATCATTCTTCAGTCAAACAGAATCATATGAATTATCTCAAGAAATGTTACAATCTGTCATCAATCAAACAATGCAGTCTGTCATCAGTCAAACAGAGTCCTCCTCTGAAGTATCCCCAGAAAATTTACAGTCCACCATCTCCCAAACA AATATTCCTGATTTGAAGCCTGATATTCCTACTGATTCAAATGAAATAGAAGATATCCAATTAAAGAACCATATAGAAGCAGTACGTACAAAATCACAAAATGGAACAAAACCAATTTACATGAACAGACTGTGGATATCATGTTCCCATGCGGCCAGTCAGGATATATTTGTTGAAGGATTTTATAAAAATAATTTCCTAACGGAAGAAGAATCCAATTCATTAccgccatttgtggtaatgaaactttACCTTCAAGaag ATCTAAATGAAATTGAAAATGTCATATTAAAGAACAATTTAGAAGCATCACGTATAAAATTACAAAATGAAGGAAAACGATTTGACATGAACAAATTGTTGATATCATCTACCCATgctgcaagtcaagatatatttcATTGTGAATTTTTTACGAATAATTTCCCAATGAAGGAAAATTCCCTACCCCCATTTGCGGTTATGAAACTTGAACTCCAAGACGGTAATAATGAGATGGAATGTAAAATGTTGGCTAAAAATAATAATTCCTCAGACacatttgctagcattaaatttaacattaatgtggaagtcgagaaagaagaacaaacaaaagaatcacacggaggaggagaattacaagacGCAGGAGGAGTAGGAGAAGAATTACAAAATATAGGAGAAGGAGTGGGAGAAGAATTTCAagatgaaggaaaaggaggacgaggagaattacaagatgcAGGAGAAGAAGTGGGAGAAGAATTACAAGACGCAGGAGGagtgggaggggaattacacGACGCAGGAGAAGGAGTAGTTACAAGACGCAGGGGaagaaggagcagaagaattacaagacaatga